From one Rosa rugosa chromosome 4, drRosRugo1.1, whole genome shotgun sequence genomic stretch:
- the LOC133744556 gene encoding uncharacterized protein LOC133744556, whose product MNAPKNPSEEEREPMIDTENEDQLMDKEDNDSMDQDVQNEDFNEQINFSLNVDDPGNWDKIDYNIRDFLVERGPQRDHDYKFPKDSRGRHFSSEHFFRYLPNGEKQDRNWLVYSESLDRIFCFCCKLFKKDEQKINLCNIAGVGYKDWKNLGRRLKGHETSNVHAYCMSRWIELKKRLQKNQTIDKSWQEQITKEKEHWRQVLLRIIVVVKRLAKNNLAFRGDSEKLYVENNGIFLQMIEMIAEFDLTMQEHVRRIQSHETHYHYLSHRIQNEIIQMLASEIKQSIVTSIREAKYFSIIVDCTPDASHEEQMSLVYVKPLSQTHWESHVESVKPIRFQARKIRDVLIHLAEVSEDPKTKSEAESLAIFEMENFEFLLGMVIWYKLLFSINTFSKILQTEDMHIDFAITELKKLISFLENFREIGFDEAMIDTKKIANEMKIEAVFHEKRVIRRKRQFDESASEDFQKYEELFGFLFDVEKLKCSDNDSLKKYCANLETSLTHGGISDINGEELYLELKHLKDTLPDEAKRAIEVLNYLKEMESCYPNA is encoded by the exons ATGAATGCTCCTAAGAATcctagtgaagaagaaagagagccTATGATTGACACTGAGAATGAAGATCAACTCATGGATAAGGAAGATAATGATAGTATGGATCAagatgttcaaaatgaagattTCAATGAGCAAATTAACTTTTCTTTGAATGTTGATGACCCAGGTAATTGGGATAAGATTGACTATAATATCAGAGACTTTTTGGTTGAAAGAGGTCCTCAAAGAGACCATGATTACAAGTTTCCCAAAGATAGTAGAGGCAGACATTTTTCTTCCGAACATTTCTTTCGATATTTACCAAACGGTGAGAAGCAAGATCGGAATTGGCTAGTGTATTCAGAATCTCTAGATAGAATATTTTGCTTTTGCTGCAAGTTGTTTAAGAAGGACGAGCAGAAAATTAACTTGTGCAACATAGCTGGTGTAGGATACAAAGATTGGAAGAACCTTGGTCGGAGGCTTAAGGGTCATGAAACAAGTAATGTGCATGCTTATTGTATGAGTAGATGGATTGAATTGAAAAAGAGACTACAAAAGAATCAGACAATTGATAAAAGCTGGCAAGAACAGATTACGAAAGAGAAAGAGCATTGGAGACAAGTATTACTCAGGATAATTGTTGTTGTCAAAAGACTTGCAAAAAATAATTTGGCATTTCGTGGAGATAGTGAGAAGCTTTATGTGGAGAATAATGGAATTTTTTTGCAAATGATTGAGATGATTGCTGAATTTGATCTAACAATGCAAGAGCATGTTCGACGCATTCAAAGTCATGAGACACATTACCATTATCTCAGTCACAGAATTCAAAATGAAATTATACAAATGTTAGCAAGTGAGATAAAACAATCAATTGTTACAAGTATCAGAGAAGCAAAATACTTTTCCATTATTGTGGATTGCACTCCCGATGCAAGTCATGAAGAGCAAATGTCTCTTGTGTACG TTAAGCCATTATCACAGACACATTGGGAGAGTCATGTTGAAAGTGTTAAACCAATAAGATTTCAAGCTCGTAAAATAAGAGATGTTTTAATTCACTTGGCAGAAGTTAGTGAAGATCCGAAGACAAAGAGTGAAGCCGAGTCGTTAGCAATATTTGAAATGGAGAACTTTGAATTCTTGCTTGGCATGGTTATTTGGtacaagttattattttctaTCAATACTTTTAGCAAAATTCTTCAAACTGAAGACATGCATATTGATTTTGCCATCACAGAATTAAAGAAACTTATTTCTTTTCTTGAGAATTTTAGAGAAATTGGGTTTGATGAGGCCATGATTGACACTAAGAAGATTGCGAATGAAATGAAGATTGAAGCTGTATTTCATGAAAAGCGAGTCATTCGGAGAAAGAGACAATTTGATGAAAGTGCTAGTGAAGAT TTTCAAAAATATGAAGAACTTTTTGGGTTCTTATTCGATGTAGAGAAGTTGAAGTGTTCAGATAATGATAGCTTGAAGAAGTATTGTGCCAATCTTGAAACTTCTTTGACACATGGCGGGATTTCTGACATTAATGGGGAAGAACTATATTTAGAATTGAAACATCTAAAAGACACTTTACCGGATGAGGCAAAAAGGGCAATTGAAGTGTTGAATTATTTAAAAGAGATGGAGAGTTGTTACCCAAATGCCTGA